From the Streptomyces sp. 846.5 genome, the window CCCCTCCCGCCGGATCCAGAAGGACTTCGATTCCTGATCTTGTTGTCAAGCGGCTGCCGTGACGGGTGGCATCGGCTCGTAGCACCGTCCGTCACGCAGCAGGGCCCACAAAACGTTGACGCGCCTTCGGGCGAGGGCGAGGGCGAGGGCGAGGACAGCCTGAGTATGCCGTTTGCCCTCAGCGCGCTTTCGGTCGTAAAAGCGGCGGGGCTCGTCGCAGCCTCGGATGCTGATCAACGCCGAAATGGCCGTCGGCTTCTCTCGGGTCACGCTGGTGTGCTGGGGTTGATCGTACGGGTGCGGTCGCACGCTCGCGGGTCAGGCCGCGGAGTGCCAGCTGTGGGGCGGGGAGTAGGAGGGGGAACGCTCCAGCCGCCGCCAGCGGACGATCGGGATGGAACGGGCGGGGGCGCGCGAAGCGACGGCGGCGCGGGCGACCAGGACGGCGGTGAGGGCGGCCAGTTCCTCGGCGGTGAGGCTGCCTTTGACGACCCGTACAGCTGAGTCTTCGTTCACGGTTGAGATCCTCCTTGCTGGACGGATGGTTACTGGGGCGGGTTGCCGTGTTTGCGGGCGGGGAGGTCGGCGTGCTTGCTGCGGAGCATGTGCAGGGAGCGGATCAGGACCTGGCGGGTGGTGGCCGGGTCGATGACGTCGTCCACCAGACCGCGCTCGGCGGCGTAGTAGGGGTGCATCAACTCGTCCTTGTACTGCTTGACCATCTGCGCCCGCATCGCCTCGGGGTCGTCCGCCTCGGCGATCTGGCGGCGGAAGATCACGTTGGCCGCGCCCTCGGCGCCCATCACCGCGATCTCATTGGTCGGCCAGGCGTACGACAGGTCCGCGCCCACGGAGCGGGAGTCCATCACGATGTACGCGCCGCCGTAGGCCTTGCGCAGGATCAGCTGGATCCGCGGCACCGTGGCATTGCAGTACGCGTACAGCAGCTTGGCGCCGTGCCGGATGATGCCGCCGTGCTCCTGGTCCACCCCGGGCAGGAACCCGGGCACGTCCAGCAGCGTCACCAGCGGGATGTTGAACGCGTCGCACATCTGCACGAAGCGCGCCGCCTTCTCGCTGGCGTGGATGTCCAGCACCCCGGCCAGCGACTGCGGCTGGTTCGCCACGATCCCCACCACCTGGCCGTCCAGCCGGGTCAGCGCCACGATCACGTTGGTCGCCCAGCGCTCGTGGATCTCCATGTACTGACCCTCGTCGGCGATCTCCTCGATCACCTTGCGCATGTCGTACGGCCGGTTGCCGTCGGCCGGCACCAGGTCCAGCAGCGCCTCGCAGCGCCGGTCCACCGGGTCCTCGGTCATCTCCGCCGGCGGGGTCTCCCGGTTGTTCTGCGGCAGCATCGACAGCAGGAACCGGACCTCCTCCAGACAGCCGCGCTCGTCGTCGTAGGCGAAGTGCGAGACACCCGAGATCTCCGAGTGCACATCCGCGCCGCCCAGCCCGTTCTGCGAGATCTTCTCGCCGGTCACCGCCTGGACCACGTCCGGGCCGGTGATGAACATCTGCGAGGTCTCGCGCACCATGAACACGAAGTCCGTCAGCGCCGGACTGTAGGCCGCGCCACCGGCGCACGGGCCCAGCATCACGCTGATCTGCGGGATGACGCCCGAGGCCCGGGTGTTGCGCTGGAAGATCCCGCCATAGCCGGCCAGCGCCGTGACGCCCTCCTGGATCCGCGCACCGGCCCCGTCGTTCAGCGAGACCAGCGGCGCACCGGCGGCGATGGCCATGTCCATGATCTTGTGGATCTTCTGCGCATGCGCCTCCCCCAGCGCCCCGCCGAAGATCCGGAAGTCATGCGCGTACACGAACACCGGACGACCGTGCACCGAACCCCAACCGGTGATCACACCGTCGCTGTAGGGCTTCTTGCTCTCCAGCCCGAACCCGGTGGCCCGGTGCCGGCGCAGCGGCTCGACCTCGTTGAAGGAGCCGTCGTCCAGCAGCAGCGCGATCCGCTCCCGCGCCGTCAGCTTCCCCTTGGCATGCTGCGCCTCGGTGGCGCGCTCACTCGGACCCGCCAGCACCTGCTCCCGGATCGCCCGCAACTCGGCGACGCTCTCGCGCAGTGCAGGGTTGCGCGGCGGTGCCTCGGACCCGACGGACGCCTCGTCCAGGACAGTCATCCCCATCAACTCCCAGTCCGTCAGGTGAAGGCCACTGGGACAAACGTGGCCGCCCACCGACCTGCGATACAAGCCCAACCGTGCGATACGGCGGGAAGTCTGGTCGTTTCCCCCGTGCTTCGCGGGCAGGTTCGGATCCGCCCGCGAGGCCGCCTATCGGGCGGCCGGAACACTGCTCGCGGCGTGCAGCGCGGCCGTCAGCGCGGCGCGGCCGTCCACGGCCAGCTTCCGGTAGCAGTGCGTCAGGTGCTTCTCCACCGCCCGACGGGACACGCCCAGCTCATCGGCGATCGCCTGGTTGGTGAGCCCGGAGGCCGCGAGCTCCGCCACTTTGCGCTCGGCGGAGGTCAGATCCGCCCGCACGGGAGGCGGCGAAGCCTGCTTGCCGAGGCGTGCCCGGGTCCGGGCGGCCACCCACTCCGCCCCGCATTCGGTGGCGATCCGGTGCGCCCGCCACAACACGTCCTGGGCGTCCTCGGGCATCGTCGGCAGCAACCGCTCGCCCAGGGCGAGGAGTGCCCGGCTCAGCTCGAAGCGGTCGGCGGACGTTTCGAGCACCTCCACCGCCTCGTGCAGCAGGTCGACCCCGGCCGATCCGTCCACCACCTTGCCGCGCGCGCTCAGCGAACGGCCCAGCGCGGCCGGGGCGCCCCACTCGCGGGTCCGCTCCAGTTCGAGCAGGCTCAGCTCGTCCGCCCGGTCGCGGTCGCCGAGGCGCAGGCACACGAGCGCGGCCCCGGACGCCCAGGGGACGAGGGCGGGGTTGCGCCAACCGCGCTGCTCCAGGCGGTGCCCGATGCCCAGGGAATGCTCCAGGGCAGCGTGCAGGTCGCCTCGGTGCGCCGCCGTGGCCGCGCGCAGCATCGCCAGTGACACCGAGAGGCAGGAGTCCTCGGGCGCCGCCCAGGGCACCCCGAGCAGGCGGTCGCTGAGGGTCGCGTCCCGCGTCTGCAGAGCCACCGTGGCAAGGGCCCGGGCCGACAGGATGGCCACCTCGCCCTCGTCGCCCGCGGCGAGTTCGAAGGCCGCCAGCGCCCGGCTCCGGGCCTCCGACAGCTGCCCGTAGGCAAGGTGCACCCTCGCCTGTTCGACCATCACCAGGGTCCGCTCAGGGCCGGGTTCTTGGTGCGTGGAGTGGCGGTGGGCGATGCCGAGCCAGCTGGTCAGGCCCTGCACCGAGTCGGCGGCGATCAACACCGTCAGTATCAGCGGTATGGGCGTGTGCACATGGCCGGGCAGGGCCGGCTCGCGGGCCAGGATCGCGTGGGCCAGCGGTGCGACCTCGGCGGCCGGGAGGTCGATCGTGATGGTCGCGGCGAAGAGCAGCGTCATCAGCAGTTCCCGTTCGGCGGCGGATTCCATCCCCGGCTCGGGCCCCAGCGCGCGGAACCGCCTGACCGCGGAGGCGAGTGCCCCAGGGTCCCGCGCCGAGACGTAGCGGATCCGGGCTTCCAGGCTCAGAGCCAACTCCCGGTCCACTTCCGGTAGTTTCTCGACCGGCCCGAGGCCGTCCGCCACGTCCCGCAACAGTTCCTCCACGGGCAGCAGCGACAGCCCGAGCGCGATCGGGCCCAGCCGGGTCACGGCTGCGGCCCGCTCCCGGACCGAGTTGAGCAGCGGCAGGGCCTGCGAGACGTGACGGATGGACGCCGACGACGAGAACCCGCGTTCCGCCGTCGCCAGGTCCACCAGCAACCGCGCCCGCTTGCTGTCGTGCGAGGAGCAGTCGAGCAGGGCACGGCGCAGGTAGCTCGCGGCAGTTACCGGGGCCCCGCGGCGCAGCGCCGTGTCCGCGGCGGCCCGCAGGATGTCGGTCGCCCAGGCGCCCTGCTTGGTGGTTATCGCCAGGAGTTGCGCGGCCACCTGCTCGGCCGGGTAGCCGCCGGAGTGGAGCAGCGCCGCGGCTGCCGCGTGCAGTCGGTCGCGCTCAGTCGCCAGCGGCGCCTCCTCCAGCGCCTCCTCCACGATCGGATGGACGAAGCGCGGTGGTTGATCCTCCGTCAGCAGACCGAGCCGTTGCAACAGGCGCAACGCCTCGTCCCGTTCCACCTGGTCCAGTCCGGCCAGCTGTCCGACCAGATCAAGGTCTGCGTGCCCGCCCAGGATGGCCAGGGCGTGCGCGACCCGGCGGACCCGCTCGGACTGCCATTCGAGGCACAGCCGCAAGCGCTGGCGCAGCAGGGTGGGCCGCAGGGCGGCGACGAGCGCGGCATTCGCCGCGGTCGGTCGGACGTCGTGCAGTTCCGTCTCGGCCAGGAGGGCGGCGAGGAACATCGGATTCCCTCGCGTGGTCCGATGACAGGCGAGGACGAACTCCTCGTCGGAGGCGGTCCCGAAGTGGCGGCGCACCAGGGTCCCGACGTCGTCAGGATCGAGTGCGCCGGGGAACAGGGTCAGGGATGCGTTCGCCGTCACCTCGCGTACCGGCCGGTCCTCGGAGAGCTCGTCGCCCTCACGTACCGTGCACACCAGCAGGACCCGCATCTGCCGCAGCTGTCGCGAGAGTTGGCCCAGCAGGCGCAGCGATGCGGGATCCGCCCAGTGCAGATCGTCGATCAGCAGCAGCAGGGCCTGGTCGCTGCAGATGTTCGCAAGGAGGGACAGCAGGCCGATCAGGACCGTGGGGTCGAGATCGACGTGGGCCTCGCCGCTCCCGCTCGGGAACTCGTCCTCCAGAGCGGACAGGGCATCGTGGGCGCTTCCTGACGTCCACGACTTCGCCGTTTCGGGCGTGACGCGGCGCAGCGCCGACTCCAGCAACTGCCGGACCACCCCGAGCGCGAAGCCGCGCTCCGTCAGCGCGGCGCTCGCGCGCAGGACCAGCACGTCGTGCGCCGCCCCGATCCCGGCCACGGCATCGAGCAGCGTGGACCTGCCGATCCCGAGCGGGCCGGTGATCACCAGCAGGCTGCCGTGGCCGGCCTGGGCGCCGCGCATCGCCGCGGTTACCTGATCAAATTCGGGCTGGCGCTTGAGGAGCATGGGTCGGCGATCTCCTAGAGTGCTGAGTTGGGGCGGGGGAGTTCCGGTGATCGGAGCCGTCTGCCCGGGCGAGCGGGGTCACCACGCGTTCCAGCCAGTGGACCGGGATCTCACCACGCTGGACGATGTCGGCGGTGAGGTCGGCCCATTCCAACGCCTGTGCGGTACCCCAGTCGGCAGTGAGACGCCGCTCCTCCTCAGCGAGTCGCAGGGCTTCTGCGTGCTCCCGGCAACATTCGTGAGCAAGCGCGGCCAGGGAGCGCCAGGGCAGCAGGCCGGGGCTCTCCCATCCCCGGGCCAGCAGCCGCCGTCCGCACTCCCGCAGCTCCGCGAGCGCGTCCTGGGGTCTGCCCTGTGCCAGCAGTAACAGGCCTCGGACGAAGAGGAGTTGGTTCCAGGCGAAGCCGTGTTCCGAGCCGGATGGCAGTTCCGCGTAAGCGATCAGCTCGGCCTCCTTCCACCGGCCGCAAGCGATGGCCACCAGCGCCCCTGCGGCGCGGGTGGCCGGGACCATCGTCGAGTGCCAGCTGCCCTCCGGCATCGCGGTCCGGGCGAGCGCCAGATCCCGGGCGGCGGAGTCGATCTGACCGCACCTCAGGCTGAGCTCGCTCCTGACGAGCAGGGCGTAGCCGATGAGTGCCGGAGCACGCCGGGACCGGGCCTCGGCCAACACCGCGTCAAGGCCCTGCCGCGCAAGCCCGGTTGCGCCGGCGAGACCCAGGGCGCGGCAGGCCAGCACCCTTGGGTGGAGCGGCAGCCCACGCGCCGGGGCACGCAAGGCGGCCGAGGCGAGTTCCCGGACGTTCGCCGCATTGCGACCCTGGAGCGCCCCGCGCCAGGCGGCCGCGGCCAGAGCGGTGGGATCCTGTGGCCGGCGCGGCAGCGCGGGCAGGTCCGGTTCGGTACCGCCCAGGCCACGCTCACCCTGGACGGCGCTGTCGGCCAGCCAGTACAGACCGAGCAGCGCGGCCCGATCCCGGCCATGCTCCACACCCTGACTCCGGTCCGGGCCCCGATCCAGGCCTCGGCGACTGTCGCTGTCAGCCGCTGCCGGCGCCAGCGCCGGTGCTGGGGCCGACGTCGGATACAACGCAGCAGCCGACGCCGCGCTCTGGGCGAGGGCCGGCCCCGGAGCCGTGCCCAGGGCGGAGGCCCAAGCCGGGACCGTCACCGGGCCTGGGGGCGGAGCCGGGGTCATGCGTGGGGTGTCGGCCGTGTAGGCGAGGGCCACTGCCCGGCGGGCCGAGTTCGCGTCGCCGCGGGCGAGCAGCAGATCCGTGGCGATCGCGCGGTGCCGCCCTGCGTCCGGGCCGCCCTCGACATCACCCCCGACCGGGGCCACGATGACCTGGGTCAGCTGTCGGTCACCCGCCTCGGGCGTGACCCGGCAGTGGACCGCCCCGAGTTCCACCCGGATGCGGAGCCGCTCCGCGGCGCCGACCGGCTCCTGCAAGGCACGTTCCAGGCAGCGCACAGCCAGTGCGTGCTCATTGCGGGACACCGCCGTCGCCGCGGCACGGCGCAGCACTCCGCTGACCCAGGGCTCGCCCAGCGGGCGAGCCCTGATGAGCAGTTCGGCCAGCGCCTCGTCGCCGACGGCGGCCCGGTGGCCGAGCCGAGCCGCCTGCCGATAGAGCCGCCGGCGGTCCGCGTCGTCCATCCCGGCCAGCAGCCGCTCCGCGGTCGACGGGTCGGCCAGCCGCGGGGGGTCGTCCGCCGCCACCAGACCGCCGGCGCGCAGCACCCGCAGCGCCGCCGCGGTCGTCATGGTCCGCTCCTCGACGAGCCCGGACAGCAGCCGGGTCGGCAGCAGCGGGCCGCAGACCGACAGCACGCGCAGCAGTGCCAGCGGCTCCTGTATCAGCCCCTCGGCCAGCTCGGCGGCACGGTCGCCTTTCGCGCGGGAGGCGTGCACGCCCAGATCCCTGCGGTCTGCCTCGGCCGGCCGTGCCCCTGCCTCTCCCCCGCTCCCGGCCGCGCCGCCGGACCGGGCGAGCAGCCGCAGCGTCGAACGGAGGACCGCCGGGTTGCCCCCCGACACCTCCACGGCGCGGGCACAGAACTCGGCGTCCGGTGCGTCGGTCCCGGTCCCGGCGCTCAACGTCCGCACGGCGTCCGGGCCCAGCGGGCCGAGACTGAGCACGTGGCCCCTCGCAATGGGGGACCCGGCCAGGGCCAGCAGCTCCGCGCAGTCGTCGGACACGTTGTGCGGCGTACCGGACATGGCGAGGATCACCGACAGCGGCGCGTCGTGGTGGCGCCTGAGCACCGCGCAGAGGACCTCTCTGGAGTAACGGTCAGCGCACTGGACGTCGTCCACCGTGATGGTGACGGGCTGTCGGTGCGCGGTGTCCAGCAGCGTCCGGCAGAAGCCCTCGACGTCGGCGGCGCCGTGCCGGGCCAGGACGGGCTCCAACCATGGGGCCAGGCCGGGAACGCCCTGGACCGCGAGCGCATGCGCCAGTTGAGCAGCGATGCCGCAACCGGCCGACTGGTCGGGTGAGCCCTGCGCCGCCAGCACGATGACGCCCAGGGACCGGGCGTAGTCCGCGGCCTGACGCAGCAGAACGGACCGGCCGGTACCGGGCAGGCCGCAGACGGCTACCGACGACGGTTGCCCCTCAGCGACCTCCAACGTCAGCCGACGCAACAGGGCCTGCTCGATGTCGCGGCCGATCAGCAGCGTGCCGCCGTCCTGCGGCGACGCGGCCGACGGCCGAGCGAGACGCAGGTGGCGCGGTTCAGTACCGGACATGGCGGGACAGTCCTTTCTGCGACGCTCCGGACTGCGACGCTCCGGGCCCGAACATTCCGGGCCCGGACATTCGGGACCCCATGCGTTCGGCGATTCCTCCGTCGAAGACAGCAGCGAGCTCACTGCGCCGGGAAATGCCCAACTTCCGATAGGCATTGGTCAGATGGAGTTCGACCGTGCGGAGCGCGACGAAGAGGATCTCGGCGATCTCGCGGTTCGAACGCCCTTCGGCCGCCAACGCGGCCACCCTGCGCTCGCTCTCGGTCAGGGTGTCGGCGCGCGACCCGGTCATCGGACGTACTCGGCCGCCGGTGGCCACCAGGAGATCGCGTACAGTGGATCCCAGCCCCGCCGCCCCGCACTGGACCGACAGGTCGAAGGCACGTCGCAGGTGCAGCCGGGCCTTGTGCACGTTGTCGTCCCGCAGCAGTGCGGTCCCCAGCGCGTGTTCGGCCTGGGCGCAGGCAAGCCGGGCCGGGGAGCAGGCCAGCACGTCACAGGCCTCCGTCAGCAGATCGGTCCCGGTGCGGTCGCCCGCCGCCAACCCCCGGGCCAGCAGGGCGAGGCCGATACTGCGTGGAGTTCCCCAGCGCTCGGCGACCTCCTCCCCGTACGCGGCCGCCTCCCTGGCCTCGGACGGCCGGCCGAGCGCGGCCAGCACCCCCGCCGCCTCGGTCCACCAAGGCAGGAAGACCGGGTTGTGCACCCCGGCCTCGCGCAGCAGCCCGCCGCAGGCATACAGCGAGCTCAACGCGGCCTCCAGATCGCCGCGTTGCCGCTCCAGCGCGGCCCGGGTCCAGAGGTAGGTGGGGTACTCCCACAGGGAGTCCCGGTATCCCGGCCTGTCGATCAGCCGCAGCACCTGCTCCGCGCCAGTGGTGTCGCCCTGCTGGGTGAGGATCGCGGCGAGCGCCGTCAGCGCGGAGCTGGTCCGGCGCCGCCAGCCCGGTTGCTGCCTGATGCGCACCGCGTGCTGGGCGTCGGCGCGGGCCTCGTCGAGGTCCCCGATCCCGTAGCGGACGGCGGCCCGCGCGGTCAGCGCGGTGGCATACCCGGAGCCGCGCTCCTCGCCCTGGCCCGGGGCCAGCAGGTGGTCGAGGGCGACGATGGCTGGCTCGCTCTGGTCGGCGAGGTGCAGCATCAGTGCCGAGGCGATCACCGAGTACCGCCTCATGCCGGTCGGCGGCCCCGGCGCCGCCGACGGTCCGGGGGTCCCCTTGGCCTGTTCGGCGACGGCCGCGGCCATCGCCCCGCCGAGCGTGGACAGCAGGGCATGGGCGTTCGTCAACGCTTCGTCACCCGCGTGGTGCTGATGGCGGGTCGGCGTGACCACGGACCGATCGTGCACCCAGGAGATGGTCGAGCGGTCGAGGCCGCCGGACAGCAGCAGCGCCGCGTCCAGCAGCGTCCGGCGCTCGCCGTCTTGGCCTCGGGGGCTGTCGCCGGCGCCGTCCGGCTCGTCCAGGACCTGGGCCAGCAGCCGCACGGACTGGCGGACGCGGCCCATGCCGACCGACCGGTCCACGCCCTGCGGGGCGCGCGCCGGACCACTCGCGTCCTGCGGGTCCAGGGCGAGCAGGCGACGGAGATGGCGCAGCGCGGAACTCGGATCGGTGGTCGCCAGCAGTCCGGCAGCCTGGCTGTGGATCGTCCGGGACACCGAGGTCGGCTCGGAGGACGAGAGGCGCAGGGCATGGGTGAGATAGCGGACGGCGGTGGCCGACTCTCCGCGCAACCGCGCCATCCGCGCGGCCCCGTGCAGGGCGTTGACCATCCACGGTTCGCTCGGCTCGCTGATCTTCAGCAGCACCTCGGCGACCTCGCCCAGCGGTCGGCCCGCATCCTCCAGGAGCTGGGCCGCGCGAATCCGCTGCCGCGCGAGTTCCTCCGGCCCGACCAGACTCAGTAGCGCCAGCCGCAGCGTCTCGGAGGCGAGCCGCGACCCGTCCGGCGACAGGGCCCGGCGTACCCGAAGCTGCTCCAGGGCCCGGAGGACCGAAGGGATCGGCAGGCCGCTGAGTCCGCCCACCAGCCGGGCCGAGGTCGTCCCGAGTACCGCCGACGCCACCGCCACCGGAAGCACCTGCGGCAGCTGCCGCAGGTCGGCCAGGAGCGCGTCCTCGGCGAGCTGCCGGCCCACCGGGACCAGCAGCCGCGCCGGCTCGCTCTTCGCGCACACCTCGTCCAGCAGCGCGTTCAGCAGGCCGGGGTTGCCCTGGCTGACCTCGAAACAGGTGCGGTTGAGCGCCCCTGTCGCCCGCCCGCCGAGCCGTCGGCGCACCACCGCGGCCACAGCGTCGGGTGTCAGGGCGGCGAGGTTGACGGTGTGCCAGTGGTCCTGCGTGAGCAGTTCGGCGAGCGCCGGATCGGCATCCAGGATCGTCCCGGTCGGGGCGGAGAGCACCACCAGCAGCGGCAGACCGGCCGCTCGGCGCAGGGTGAAGGCCACCGAGCGCAGCGACTGGCGGTCGCACCGGTGCACATCGTCGATCGCGATGATCACCGGCCGCTTCTCCAGCAGCCCGGTCACCACCCGGTGCCAGTGCGCCAGCGGGCCGTAGGCGGTCGAGCCCGATTCCAGCTCGGCGACCGCGTCGGCGGTTCCCGGTCCCTCCGTTCCGAGTCCGGCGAGCAGGGAGCGGAGGGTGAGCTGTCCACTCGCGCGCGAGGCCTCGGAGCAGCGGGCCCGCAGCACGGTCGCCTGCCGACCCGACTCCAGCAAAAAGGCGTCCAGCAGCGCGCTGCGGCCGATGCCGGCCGGCCCCCTGAGCAGCGCGGCAGCCGGCCGGCCGGCCCGGGCTCCGGCCGCGAGCGCGGTCAGTACGGAAAGCTCATTCTGTCTTCCGGCCACTGTCGCGGCCGACGGATTCCCGCGAGCCTCCACCAGAATTCGACCTCCCCGAAATTACCCGAAAGGGGGAGCCCGACCAGCAGACTCCACAGCCCTGCGGTAAATGAAGATGCAACAAACGGATTCATGACCCAGAAACAGATGCTCGTCGCCGACCGGGAAAGTCAGAAAAGAGCGTATCCATTGCGCCAATCCCACGGGGTTTCAGGATCGAGAGGTCGGGGCCCCCGGGGCACCGGTGAGAAGAGTCGGCCCGGCGGATGCGACGGGGCTCGGCACCCGTCGGGGAACGTCCACGCCGTGGCGGGGCAGACCTGCGGCAAGGCTCCACCGAAGCGCTCGACGGCCATTGCGGCACCCCCAGTCTGTCATCGAGTCCGACCGGTGGCCGGACTGCGTGATGGGTCGCCGGAGGGCAATCGCGGGATGCCGACCCGGCGCGACGCGGCACCGTCCCTGCGCACCGGCAGGCGGGACCGCTCCCCGGTGCGTGGTGATGCTGCCGTGTGCATCACCATACCGTGTGCACGTCATTTGGCGGGCGCATTCCGTATGAACTGTCTGTAACACGAGTTAATGAAGAACCCTCAAGTTTTCCTCAAATTACGACTGATACTCAGGCTGAACTCCCGACAACTGCGGAACGGGAGAGGGCCCGGTCGAATTCGACACGGGTCGGCGGGTCGGCGCCGGGCCGCGCACAGGTGAGGGCGGCCGCGCGGGCGGCCCGGGACAAGGCCTCGACGAGGCCCGGGTCGGTACCGGCCGTGCCCGCCGCCTCCTGCGGGCCCTTGGCGTACCGCAGGAGGGCGCGCGCACGAGGACCGTCGGGCCCCACCGAACCGCCACCCAGCAGGCCGGCCTCCAGCAGTCCGCTGATGAGGCCGGACATGAACGCGTCGCCCGCCCCGACGGTGTCCACGACCTCGACGGGCGTCGGCGGCTGGTGCCGGTTCCCGCCCGGCCAGAAAGCCTCCGCGCCGTCCCCGCTGCGGGTGATGACGACGAGTGCGGGTCCGCTGCGGATCCAGCGGTCGGCGACCTCGTGCAGGTCCTGCCCCGGGTAGAGCCAGCCGAGATCCTCCTCGCTGGCCTTGACCACGTCGCTCGCGGCGACAAGACGCTCGACCCGCGGCCGCTCCTCGGCAGGGGCAGCCAGCAGGGCGGGCCGGATATTGGGGTCGTAGGAGACGGTGCACCGGCTGCGCGCGGCCGTCACGGCCGCGAGCACCTGGGCCGAGCCGGGGGCCAGGGTGGCAGCGATTGATCCGATGTGCAGATGGGCGATCAGACCGGTGCGGGCCGATTCGGTGGCTGCTTCCGGGAGCTCCCAGACGATGTCGAACTCGTAGCTCGCCGCCCCGCGGTCGTCTATGGTCGCGGTGGCCGTTGAGGTCGGGGCCTCGACCACGGAGCCATCGGTGAGCACCACGCCGCTGTCGCCCAGATGGCGCTGCAGTTGCCGCCCGTGCTCGTCCCGGCCCACCCGGGTGGCCAGCCGCACCGGGTGGCCCAGCCGGGCCAGTCCCAGGGCGACGTTGGCCGGGCTGCCGCCCGGACATGCGCGTTGCCGCCCGTCCGGGCCGAGCAGGATGTCGGTGAGCGCCTCACCGATGACAAGAACGGGCGATTCGGGTGCCGACACGCGATCTCCTCCAGTGGATGTCAGGACGTCAGAAGCCCTGACGGTTACGGAATGACCTGGATCTTTCGGCCCTTGCCGGACTTGAACTGCTGGAGCGCCGCGGTGTAGTCGTCCAGCGGGAGCCGGTCGCTGATGAACACCTCCGGGTCCAGCACCCCGGTGGCGAAGAGGTCCGCGGCGCGCTCGTAGCTGTGCAGGACCGCCATGGAGCCGGTGATGGTGATCTCCTGGTTGTAGATCCGGTAGGGCTCGATGGTGGCGCGCGCGGCGTAGTCGGCCACGCCGAACTGCAGGAAGGTGCCGCCCTTGCCGACCCGCCCGATCGCGTCCTGGATCGCCTGCTGGTTGCCGGTGGCGTCGATGACGACATCCCAGCCGCGCGGCCGCTCGATCTCGTCGGCGGAGGTGACGGCGTTCGAGCAGCCCAGCAGCCGGGCCGTGGTCAACCGGTCGCTGTTGATGTCGACCATGTCGACGCTGGACGCCCCGGTGCGCTTGGCGAGCTCCAGCATCATCAGGCCCATGGTCCCGGAACCGTAGATCAGCACCTGGGTGGCCAACTGGTTGCGCAGGACGTCGTATCCGCGCACGGCGCAGGACAGCGGCTCGATCAGCGCCGCGTCCATGGTGCGGACATGGTCGGGCAGCTTGACGCAGTTCGCCGCGGGCGCCACCGCGAACTCCGCGGCTCCGCCCGGAGCGGTGACCCCGATCGCGGCGTAGTTCTCGCAGAGGTTGTCGC encodes:
- a CDS encoding carbohydrate kinase, with protein sequence MSAPESPVLVIGEALTDILLGPDGRQRACPGGSPANVALGLARLGHPVRLATRVGRDEHGRQLQRHLGDSGVVLTDGSVVEAPTSTATATIDDRGAASYEFDIVWELPEAATESARTGLIAHLHIGSIAATLAPGSAQVLAAVTAARSRCTVSYDPNIRPALLAAPAEERPRVERLVAASDVVKASEEDLGWLYPGQDLHEVADRWIRSGPALVVITRSGDGAEAFWPGGNRHQPPTPVEVVDTVGAGDAFMSGLISGLLEAGLLGGGSVGPDGPRARALLRYAKGPQEAAGTAGTDPGLVEALSRAARAAALTCARPGADPPTRVEFDRALSRSAVVGSSA
- a CDS encoding zinc-dependent alcohol dehydrogenase family protein gives rise to the protein MKAAVISSPGVVRVETVEDPTPGPRDVVVQVAACGLCGTDLHILQGEFAPTLPIIPGHEFAGEVVALGAEVRDLAVGDQVAADPSLYCHECHYCRLGRDNLCENYAAIGVTAPGGAAEFAVAPAANCVKLPDHVRTMDAALIEPLSCAVRGYDVLRNQLATQVLIYGSGTMGLMMLELAKRTGASSVDMVDINSDRLTTARLLGCSNAVTSADEIERPRGWDVVIDATGNQQAIQDAIGRVGKGGTFLQFGVADYAARATIEPYRIYNQEITITGSMAVLHSYERAADLFATGVLDPEVFISDRLPLDDYTAALQQFKSGKGRKIQVIP
- a CDS encoding LuxR family transcriptional regulator, with the translated sequence MAGRQNELSVLTALAAGARAGRPAAALLRGPAGIGRSALLDAFLLESGRQATVLRARCSEASRASGQLTLRSLLAGLGTEGPGTADAVAELESGSTAYGPLAHWHRVVTGLLEKRPVIIAIDDVHRCDRQSLRSVAFTLRRAAGLPLLVVLSAPTGTILDADPALAELLTQDHWHTVNLAALTPDAVAAVVRRRLGGRATGALNRTCFEVSQGNPGLLNALLDEVCAKSEPARLLVPVGRQLAEDALLADLRQLPQVLPVAVASAVLGTTSARLVGGLSGLPIPSVLRALEQLRVRRALSPDGSRLASETLRLALLSLVGPEELARQRIRAAQLLEDAGRPLGEVAEVLLKISEPSEPWMVNALHGAARMARLRGESATAVRYLTHALRLSSSEPTSVSRTIHSQAAGLLATTDPSSALRHLRRLLALDPQDASGPARAPQGVDRSVGMGRVRQSVRLLAQVLDEPDGAGDSPRGQDGERRTLLDAALLLSGGLDRSTISWVHDRSVVTPTRHQHHAGDEALTNAHALLSTLGGAMAAAVAEQAKGTPGPSAAPGPPTGMRRYSVIASALMLHLADQSEPAIVALDHLLAPGQGEERGSGYATALTARAAVRYGIGDLDEARADAQHAVRIRQQPGWRRRTSSALTALAAILTQQGDTTGAEQVLRLIDRPGYRDSLWEYPTYLWTRAALERQRGDLEAALSSLYACGGLLREAGVHNPVFLPWWTEAAGVLAALGRPSEAREAAAYGEEVAERWGTPRSIGLALLARGLAAGDRTGTDLLTEACDVLACSPARLACAQAEHALGTALLRDDNVHKARLHLRRAFDLSVQCGAAGLGSTVRDLLVATGGRVRPMTGSRADTLTESERRVAALAAEGRSNREIAEILFVALRTVELHLTNAYRKLGISRRSELAAVFDGGIAERMGSRMSGPGMFGPGASQSGASQKGLSRHVRY